CTCGGCCCACTTCTTGAGGTTCCAGCTGCCGACCCACGCCTTGAAGAGGGCAAGGTTCTTCTGCCGCTCCTCCTCGGTGCCCCCCAGGTGTTTGTACATATTGCCGGGCTTCCCGTCCTTGGCATTCTTCCCGTCGTCGAGGCGGCGCATGAGGGCGCCGGTGTCAGGCCAGGCAGTGTAGAAGACCAGGTGGCTGTAGGTGTCCATCCGCATCCCCTGCCCCTTGGCGAGCCACTTCTCCTTCTCTGCCTTGAAGGCATGGTACTCGGGGGCGGCGTCCTTGCCATGGCACCCGGCACAGTGTTTATCGAACAGCGGCTTGATCTGTTTGGTATAGGTTACATCCTCGGCAAAGGAAACCGATGCCATCCCCAGGGTGATAAAAGCTGCCAGTGCAATTTTTTTCATAATATCTCCGTGATAACGATTTTGAAATTCCATTTCATTTAACAGACAACAGAACGCCCCGTCAAGATTTTTTTGACAGGGCGTTTATTTTCGCGGGAAATCAGGCAGCAACCCGCTCCGCCGCAGCAGGAATCCGCGGTCACAGACTCTCCCGTCGCAGACGCGAGCACAACCCCGCCGCTGAATATGCCGAGGGCAATGACCAGCATCGCCAGGGAGACTATCCGGATTAATGATGACCTCATGACATCAACTTTAGTGGTTTGGTCAGGAAAAAGTCAACAGCGGAATGGCAAAACCACACCGGAGCCAATCTAAGAAATCTTGACCAAGGTCAAAGATAATGGATGCCGGGTGCGGTATCACTGTCTCACACAAACGATTGCAAACGGGTTTCGGGCAGGTATACTCAAGGATACCTTCTCGACACACCATCCGTCACAACCACTCAAAGGAGGAAACAAAAATGGGAATGTTCTGTAACCAGTGCGAACAGGCCGCCAAAGGCGTCGGCTGCGATATCATCGGGGTATGCGGCAAAAATCCCGAGGTGGCGGCACTCCAGGATCTCATGCTCTACGGCCTCAAGGGACTCGGCATCTATGCAGAAAAGGCCCGGGAACTGGGCAAGAAGGACGAGGCCATCGACCTCTTCATGATCGAGGGGCTCTTCACCACCGTCACCAACGTGGACTTCGATCCGGTCCAACTTGCCGGCAAGCTCCGCACCTGCTACGACAGCAAGGAAAAAATCAAGTCCGTCTACGAGACCGCCTACCGCGAGAAGAACGGCGCCAGCGCCCCGGCAATCACCTCGGGTCCCGCCGCCTGGGTCATCGCCGGCGACCTGGCCGGGCTCGTTAAGCAGGGCGAGGAGCACGGCATCAACACCCATCACGCCGACGCCGACGTCCGCTCCGCCATCGAAATCCTCATTTATGGCCTCAAGGGGATGGCCGCCTACGCCGACCACGCCTACATCCTCGGCAAGAAAGACGAAGAGGTGTTCGCCTTCTTCCACAAGGCCATGGCCGCCACCGCCGACCCGGCCAAGGGGCTCATGGACTTCGTGGGGCTCTCCATGGAGTGCGGCAAGCTCAACATCAAGGTCATGGGGATGCTGAACGAAGGTCACGTTGACCACTATGGCCACCCGGTCCCCACCAAGGTTCCCACCGGCACCCGCAAAGGGAAGGGTATCCTCGTCTCGGGCCACGATCTCCGGATGCTGGAGGAGCTCCTGAAGCAGACCGCCGGCAAGGGTATCAACATCTACACCCACGGCGAGATGCTCCCGGCCCACGGCTATCCCGGCCTCAAGCAGAAGTATCCGCACCTCTACGGCAACTTCGGCGGCGCATGGCAGGACCAGGCGAAGGAGTTCCCCCTCTTCCCCGGCGCCATCATCTTCAACACCAACTGCATCCAGCGCCCGGCCGAATCCTACAAGGACCGCCTCTTCTCCTGGGGCCAGGTGGGGTGGCCCGGCATTAAGCACATCGCCGGCTGGGACTTCAGCGAAGTCATCAACAAGGCCCTTGAGTGCCCCGAGCTGGCCGACGCGCCGGAGAAGGAGATTCTCACAGGATTCGGCCACAACGCCGTCCTCTCCGTGGCCGACAAAGTAATCGAAGGGGTGAAGGCCGGCGCCATCAAGCACTTCTTCCTCATCGGCGGCTGCGACGGCGCCAAGCCGGGCCGCAACTACTACACCGAACTGGCCGAGCAGGTGCCCCAGGACTGCGTGATCCTCACCCTGGCCTGCGGCAAGTACCGTTTCAACAAGCTGGAGTTCGGCGATATCGGCGGCATCCCGCGGCTTCTGGACATCGGCCAGTGCAACGACGCCTACTCGGCCCTCCAGATCGCCCTGGCCCTGGCCGACGCCTTCAAATGCGGCGTGAACGATCTGCCCCTCTCCATGATCCTCTCCTGGTACGAGCAGAAGGCGGTGGTCATCCTCCTGTCGCTGCTGCACCTGGGAATCAAGAACATCAAGATCGGTCCGAGCCTCCCGGCTTTTGTCACCCCGAACGTTCTCAACTTCCTGGTCGAGAACTTCAACCTGGGTCCCATCAGCACCCCGGAAGCCGACCTCAAGGCGGCCCTGGGGCAGTAATCCAACCCCCTAACCGCAACACGACAAAAGGCGCGGAGAGTTCACTCTCCGCGCCTTTTTCATTTAACCGCTGCCGCCAAACCGGCTATGCCTGGTACTTCCCATAGTGGACGATCTCATCCAAAGGCTTGCGGGGCGCCCCCCCTTTTGCCTCCTCCTGGGGATACCCCAGCGGAAAGAGCCCCACGATCCGCAGTTCCGGCGGAATGCCGAGCAGCTCCCCCATCTGTTCTTCGTCGAATACCCCCACAAAGACACTCCCCAGCCCCAGATCATGGGCGGCAAGCATCAAGTTCTGGGTGGCAATCCCAACATCGGTCAGGTAATACTGCTGTCCCCGCAGCTCCCCGGACTGGGGCGGCTCCCCGCAGGCCACTATCACCACCGGCGCCTCGGCCAGGGCCTTCTGGGCCGGGTTCGATTTGTACCCCTTGGGGCCGAAAAACGCCTCCACGTAAGACAGCTCGCTGATGCGCGCCTTCGTTGCCGCATCGTCCACCACCACGAACCGCCAGCACTGCATGTTTGCCCACGACGGGGCCTGGCGCGCCGCCTCCAGTACGGCCTGGAGCTTCTCCGGCTCCACCGGCCGGTCGGAAAACTTGCGGACGCTTCTCCTCGTTCTGATTGCCTCCAATGTTTCCATGCCTCGGTTTCCTTTCTCCGTTAATGGATTGCAGTAAACTGCATTCTTCTCTCTCTGTAAATTTCCCATCAATCCGTCGCCACCACGAAGCTGCCCGGATAGCTTGCACGCTCAAAGTCACGACGGGCATTCTCGGCCATCTCCAGGGAGGCGTACCTGCCGACCCGCACCCGGTAAAAGCGGTTTCCCCTCACCAATGCCTCCTGGATGGAGGAAGCTCCATAGCGCGTTCCCAACTGTGCCGCCAGCCTGCGGGCATTGTCCGGCACAGTGAAAGCCGCAACCTGAACGGCGTAAGAACCGGCATCGTAGTTTGCCGGCGGACGGTAGGAGACCGTTCCGGCCGCCGAGTCGCTGCGGTACCCCAGGGCCTCAATCCTCACCGGAGCGGTACCTTCGCCGGTCATCCCCAACTGCCGGGCCGCGGCATAGGAAAAATCGATAATCCGCTCCTTGACGAAGGGTCCCCGGTCGTTGATCCGGACCACCACTTCCCTGCCGTTGCTCCTGTTGCGCGCCCTCACGAATACCCCCAGCGGCAGGGTCTTGTGGGCGGCGGTCATGGCGTACATGTCGTAGGTCTCGCCGTTGCTGGTGGGCTTGCCGTGGAAATCCTCCCCGTACCAGCTGGCCATCCCCTCCTGGGCGAATCCCTCATGGCTCAAAAGGGGATCGTAACGCTTGCCGTTAACGATGTACGGTTTCTCCCATCCCTTGCGGCCACGGGTTTCGGGAGAGTCTATGACCCGCGTGCTGTAGGTGCTGCAAGCGGAGAGCATCCCCGCGAGCAACATCAACACAACTCCGGGCCAAATAATCTTTCTCTGTCGTATTCGCAGCGTTTCACCTCCCAATGTCCCGTCACTCTCAGGGAACTATCTCCACAAGGTTCGCAGTCACGCTTCCCACCGCCACCCTGGTCCGGGCCCTGACCGGAATGCGCCGATCATCGTCAGTGAGCCAGATATGAACCGTCCCCTTCCCTTCAAAAACCCCTTCAGAGGCAACCATCGGCTGGATAACTATTGTATCTACCTCACCGAGCACCGTTTTTATGCGCTCTTTCCGCAGGACCCGCACCTCGACCCGCCGCTGCTTCTTGCTGTCGAGAATGTTTATGCGGGATGATTTACCGACTTCCAGAGGCAGGTACCGGATGTAGTAGAAGCTTCCATAGACGTCAATGGTATCGGCGGGGATGGGGACATCCGCTTTCCTCCCTTTAATATTGTCGCGGTAATGGGCGATTTTCCGTTCCTGCTCGAACAAGATCTCCCGATCCCGCAGGCGGCTTCCCTCCCGTGTTCTTAACCGGTAGTGGCGAGCGAGTCCCGGAAATGGGGCGAGGGTGCGATCATAGGAGCTTTCTATCCGGTCTTCAACCGGGAAAAACGTAGACAGCCAATCATTGGAACGGGCAAGGGAAACTATTCTTCTCATGTTCCCGCTCTCCGTAATCTCCTGGCTTGCAGTGCCGACGGGAATACCGGTCCATGAAAGTTCATAAACAAGTTTCTCCGGGATTTTCGGTGCCGCAACCGCCTGTGCGGCAAAGGCGGCCAGCGCAATTACAATTAGTACTCCATACTTTAAAACCATGGTGATATCCGCCTCCGCCGCGCCCTTGATTCCAGGCATCGTCCGAAAAGTATTCCACAGGGCGGCAAGAACTCAACCCCCTTGACTACCGCACGACTCAGGGCACAATTAACACATGGTGTCCGCAACAGCAAAAACAGAAACGCGGGCACAAGGAGGATGCCATGCCGGAAAAAGTACTCGTGCCATCCATCGAACAGAGGCTGGCAGCAATGGTTGAAGTTGCCCGCCGGATGAGGTGTAAGACCGAAACCGAGAAACGTACCGGGCACAAGCCGACTATCACTCTTTCGAGAGAGTTCGGCTGCGAGGGGTATCCAGTGGCAGAGCAGCTCAAGGAACTTCTTGAGCAATCCACCAAGGAGCCCTGGGTCATCATGGACAAGGCGCTCCTCGAAGAAACGGCCAAGCACCACGACATTTCCGAGACGGTTTTCCAATCCCTCGGCCACCGGTCGCTGCTGCTCGACGACATGATCGCCACGCTCACCCCCCGCTGGAAGAGCGAACGGGAACACTACAAGCTTCTCTGCGGCCAGATCGTCTCCCTGGCCGAGGCGGGCAACGTGATCATAATGGGGCGGGGAAGCTCCATAATCACCCAGCAGATGAATAACTGCCTCCATTTCCGCATCTATGCATCCAACCATTTCAAGGTCCGCTCCATTGCCCGCCGGGCAAAGATCTCGCTCCAGGAAGCTGAGACCCTGGTGGAAAAAAAGCAGAAGGAACGCGTCAAATTCATCCGCGATTTCCTTGACCGTGATATCGCCGACCTGAGCCTCTACCATCTGGTCTTCAACAACGACAAGAACTCAGCTGCCTGCATAGCCCGGACAATCGCCGGTTACCTGTGCCAGAAGGGCGCTTGAATCGAAAGTTGACGATTCCGTGGAGAGCGGTGACGGTAGCCGCTCTCCACTTGCGTTCGTCGAGGCTGCCGACTATACTCCCTGCATGCTCAACTTTACCATTACCGAATCCGACCATTGCCGCAGCGTGGAAAGCTTTCTCCGCAACCTCCTTCCCACCGCTCCTTCCGCCTATCTAGGGAAACTCATCCGGGGAGGGCACCTGGCCGTAAACGGCAAGCGCCCCCTATCCGGCACGCTCCTGGTTTCAGGTGATACGGTCACCCTCAAGGAGAGCTCCCGGACACTGGAGCTTATGGCCACAGCACGGCCCAGCCTCGACATACTCTTTGAAGACGAACGGATTGTTGTTGTCAACAAGCCGCCCGGCTTACCGGTACACCGGACTGCGGAGGACGAACTGACGCTGGTGGATGAGGCGGAACGGTTTCTGGCCCAGCGTGGGACGCCGGTCAAACTGCGTCCCGTCAACCGCCTTGACCGTGGCACCTCCGGCGCCACGATATTCGCCAAGAGCGCCACGAGCGCCGGCATCTTCGGCCGGTTCGTGAAGGAAACCGGGCTGGGCAAGCTCTATTTGGCCATAGCAGACGGCAAGTTGCAGGCCGAAGGAACAATCGACGCACCGCTGGAAGGCAAGGAATCCCAAACTCATTTCCGGACACTGTTCCAAGGCGCTGGCGCCGCGCTGGTCCTCGTTACCCCCATCACCGGACGAATGCACCAGATTCGCAAGCATCTGGCTCTCACAGGCCATCCAGTCAGGGGTGACCGCCGTTATCGGGGTACTCCCCTCGCAGGGTATCCCGGCCACTGCCTGCACGCTTTCCAGGTATCCTTCGTTCATCCGGAAACAGGGGAGGAAATCGTCATCCATGCCCCCCTCCCCCCCGGTTTACGGAGCCAGCTCCACCAGTTGGCCGGTGATTTTATTGCGCCGCTGTTACTTTTGCTCCCTACCCTATCACAGCAATGACCCCGGAATTGCGAATCGTCTCCCTCAATGCAGACTTCACACAAAGATCAGCTTTGTAGCTGATTTCATTATTGTTTTTTTGTGCTCTTATTACCTTTTTCTAATTGACTGTATACCTTAAAAATGACATAATCACCCCCGTTTTAGCCGGGGCGCAGCCCCTGTTTGCAATCCATGTGAGACACGCTCCTTTCCCCAGGGAAACGGAGCAATTACATCATGTCATGTGCGAATAGCACAGAGGAGGAACGATGAATGCTGTAAAACGCATCAGGCTCTTTGCCGTCGCTGGCCTGACCCTGGCAGTTTCGCTCTGCCTGGGTGCGGGAAGCCCGGCCAAAGCTGCCCCGAACGCCCCGAAACTGCTTCAGGACGACTGCGTGAAATGTCACGTCCAGCCGCCGGCAGACGTTGCCAGCGCCGGTGCCGGACACAAGAAGATCACCTGCTTCGACTGTCATGCCAGCCACCGCCCCGCATCGAAGAACAATATTCCCGAATGCAGCCAGTGCCACACCGGCAAAAAGCACTATGAGCTCAAGGGATGCCTCGGGTGCCACAAGAACCCCCACACCCCGCTCAATATCATTCTTTCCGGCAACATCACCGATCCGTGCCTGACCTGCCACTCTCCGCAGATTGAGCAGCTCAAGCAGTTCCCGAGCAAGCACAGCAAGCTCTACTGCTCTACCTGCCACAACGTTCACGGCAAGATCCCGGCTTGTACCCAGTGCCACAAGCCCCACTACGCCGAGCAAACCGCCGGCGATTGCAAGAAGTGCCACAAGGCTCACCAGCCGAAAAACGTTGTTTACGGCAAGGAAGTTCCCAACAAGGAATGCGGCGGCTGCCACAAGAAAGCCGTTGACCTGCTGACCGCCAGCACGGCTAAACACAAAACACTGGCCTGCGTATACTGCCACCAGGATAAGCACAAGATGATCCCGGCATGCCAGACCTGCCACGGCACGCCGCACCCGGCAGCAATGATGGCCAAGTTCTCGAAATGCGGCGACTGCCACAGCATCGCTCACGACCTGAACCGCTGGACCGCTCCGGCCAAAGCTGCTGCTCCGGTTAAAGCTGCCCCGGCAAAAAAGAAGTAGCACTGAACCCTAGCTGAACAAAGGGCCTGCATATTCTATGCAGGCCCTTTTTATTTTTATGACGGATGTCGCAACGAAGCAGCCACTGCCTCCAAGCGCAAACCGCTGCCGACGACACGAACTGGGCTCCGCGACATTATTGCCTGCCCAATCTCGGGACGGCAACAAAATGAGCCGTGGAAACCCGCATGGGACAAACCAACATCAGACCAACAGCAGCCGGTTTAATCAACCGCGGCTGCTTTCTCCATTCGAGCCCGGACTGGGCTGCTCAAGGCAATGGCCTTTATCCTAAATTCGGCAGTTAAAACTGCCGGTACAAGCAAAAAAAAGGGGGACCCCAATATGGAGTCCCCCTCTGTATTCCAACTAACTGTAGCTCAAAACTATTCTGCTTTGGACACCACGACCTTGAGGGTAGCTGCAACGTCAGGATGCACCTTGACAGAAGCAGTGTACTCACCAACCTGCTTGATCGGTTCAGCAAGGACAATTTTCTTCCGGTCCATATCAATGCCCTGGGCCTTCAGTTGCTCGGCAAGCTCCATATTGGTAACGGCACCGAAGAGCTTCCCTTCCTCACCGGCCTGATGAACGATTGAAAGAGTCAACGACTCAATCCTGGCAGCAAAAGCCTTAGCCTGCTCCAGAACCTTGTTCCGCTTGTACTCGAGCTGACGCTTCGCATGATCGAGGGCCTTGGCATTTTTTTCGGTTGCTTCGATCGCATATCCCTTCGGAAGCAGGTAATTCCGAGCGTAGCCCGGTGCAACCTTGACAACATCGCCGATGTGACCGAGGTTTTCCAGGTTTTCCTTAAGAATGACTTTCATTGTTTTTCCTCCCAGCCTGAATTTTACAGGTTTTTGTGAATTCGTGGCCTGCGGAAATCCGCCCAGAGGTCAAAGAGCCCCAAAAGCATTACCGCAACGGCCAGATATGCCTGCAGTACGAGCAGGACATAGAAAAAAATCCTAAAGAACACCGGAACGGAATACGTGGCAAAAAAATGCATTACCACTGCTATTCCCTGCATGAAATAAAGAAATCCGGCGACTACAACGATATTAAGGGCCGCAATCTGAATGGCGTCATTGCCTGTCAGAAGAGCGAAACCGGCAATAATAACTCCCCACACAAGGTGTTCGGGATTTTTGAAGCTGCTCAGGTTGCTATCAGGAAGCTTTATCGCTGTCTGATTTCTGAACCGGCGAAGCAGAAGCAGATTAATTCCTGCAATCGCGGCAAGCGTAACCAGAAACATCGCCGGATAAATCTGCCCGAACAGCGCACCGACTTGCTCCAGACCTTCCTTAAGGAGCTGGATGTCTTCTCCGCCGGCCCCCCTGTCCTTATAAAAAGCGATGGTCTGGTCAAGGTTCGTTTTGATCGCCATCGTCACTTGACGATGAAAATCCACGCCCTTTGCAATGCCATACCCGGCAACCGCCATTGAAGCTGCCGCCGCCACGGAAAGCACCGCTGAGGCCATGGCGCGGCTGATGCTGTAGCCTCGCGACAAAAAAAACGCCAATAAAACTGACAGCAATCCCGCCTGGATCAAATACACCAGCGAAACAGCAAGGCCGCCGGATAATGCAAGGATCAGAGCCGCCACGAGGGCGGCACTGACGCCGACAATCCATTGCCCGCTCTTAAGCTGATAGTAGAGAATGGGAAGAGGCACGACAACCCCTGCCGCAATTCCCAGAAGAGGCACCTGGAGGTAAACAACGAAAATTGCAACCGTCAGGCACACCC
The nucleotide sequence above comes from Geobacter benzoatilyticus. Encoded proteins:
- a CDS encoding RluA family pseudouridine synthase produces the protein MESGDGSRSPLAFVEAADYTPCMLNFTITESDHCRSVESFLRNLLPTAPSAYLGKLIRGGHLAVNGKRPLSGTLLVSGDTVTLKESSRTLELMATARPSLDILFEDERIVVVNKPPGLPVHRTAEDELTLVDEAERFLAQRGTPVKLRPVNRLDRGTSGATIFAKSATSAGIFGRFVKETGLGKLYLAIADGKLQAEGTIDAPLEGKESQTHFRTLFQGAGAALVLVTPITGRMHQIRKHLALTGHPVRGDRRYRGTPLAGYPGHCLHAFQVSFVHPETGEEIVIHAPLPPGLRSQLHQLAGDFIAPLLLLLPTLSQQ
- the rplI gene encoding 50S ribosomal protein L9, whose protein sequence is MKVILKENLENLGHIGDVVKVAPGYARNYLLPKGYAIEATEKNAKALDHAKRQLEYKRNKVLEQAKAFAARIESLTLSIVHQAGEEGKLFGAVTNMELAEQLKAQGIDMDRKKIVLAEPIKQVGEYTASVKVHPDVAATLKVVVSKAE
- a CDS encoding septal ring lytic transglycosylase RlpA family protein; translated protein: MLLAGMLSACSTYSTRVIDSPETRGRKGWEKPYIVNGKRYDPLLSHEGFAQEGMASWYGEDFHGKPTSNGETYDMYAMTAAHKTLPLGVFVRARNRSNGREVVVRINDRGPFVKERIIDFSYAAARQLGMTGEGTAPVRIEALGYRSDSAAGTVSYRPPANYDAGSYAVQVAAFTVPDNARRLAAQLGTRYGASSIQEALVRGNRFYRVRVGRYASLEMAENARRDFERASYPGSFVVATD
- a CDS encoding YybS family protein, producing MVIGDRGVLLDVAKGVCLTVAIFVVYLQVPLLGIAAGVVVPLPILYYQLKSGQWIVGVSAALVAALILALSGGLAVSLVYLIQAGLLSVLLAFFLSRGYSISRAMASAVLSVAAAASMAVAGYGIAKGVDFHRQVTMAIKTNLDQTIAFYKDRGAGGEDIQLLKEGLEQVGALFGQIYPAMFLVTLAAIAGINLLLLRRFRNQTAIKLPDSNLSSFKNPEHLVWGVIIAGFALLTGNDAIQIAALNIVVVAGFLYFMQGIAVVMHFFATYSVPVFFRIFFYVLLVLQAYLAVAVMLLGLFDLWADFRRPRIHKNL
- a CDS encoding nitroreductase family protein, yielding METLEAIRTRRSVRKFSDRPVEPEKLQAVLEAARQAPSWANMQCWRFVVVDDAATKARISELSYVEAFFGPKGYKSNPAQKALAEAPVVIVACGEPPQSGELRGQQYYLTDVGIATQNLMLAAHDLGLGSVFVGVFDEEQMGELLGIPPELRIVGLFPLGYPQEEAKGGAPRKPLDEIVHYGKYQA
- a CDS encoding DUF3108 domain-containing protein, giving the protein MPGIKGAAEADITMVLKYGVLIVIALAAFAAQAVAAPKIPEKLVYELSWTGIPVGTASQEITESGNMRRIVSLARSNDWLSTFFPVEDRIESSYDRTLAPFPGLARHYRLRTREGSRLRDREILFEQERKIAHYRDNIKGRKADVPIPADTIDVYGSFYYIRYLPLEVGKSSRINILDSKKQRRVEVRVLRKERIKTVLGEVDTIVIQPMVASEGVFEGKGTVHIWLTDDDRRIPVRARTRVAVGSVTANLVEIVP
- the hcp gene encoding hydroxylamine reductase, with amino-acid sequence MGMFCNQCEQAAKGVGCDIIGVCGKNPEVAALQDLMLYGLKGLGIYAEKARELGKKDEAIDLFMIEGLFTTVTNVDFDPVQLAGKLRTCYDSKEKIKSVYETAYREKNGASAPAITSGPAAWVIAGDLAGLVKQGEEHGINTHHADADVRSAIEILIYGLKGMAAYADHAYILGKKDEEVFAFFHKAMAATADPAKGLMDFVGLSMECGKLNIKVMGMLNEGHVDHYGHPVPTKVPTGTRKGKGILVSGHDLRMLEELLKQTAGKGINIYTHGEMLPAHGYPGLKQKYPHLYGNFGGAWQDQAKEFPLFPGAIIFNTNCIQRPAESYKDRLFSWGQVGWPGIKHIAGWDFSEVINKALECPELADAPEKEILTGFGHNAVLSVADKVIEGVKAGAIKHFFLIGGCDGAKPGRNYYTELAEQVPQDCVILTLACGKYRFNKLEFGDIGGIPRLLDIGQCNDAYSALQIALALADAFKCGVNDLPLSMILSWYEQKAVVILLSLLHLGIKNIKIGPSLPAFVTPNVLNFLVENFNLGPISTPEADLKAALGQ
- a CDS encoding cytochrome C; amino-acid sequence: MNAVKRIRLFAVAGLTLAVSLCLGAGSPAKAAPNAPKLLQDDCVKCHVQPPADVASAGAGHKKITCFDCHASHRPASKNNIPECSQCHTGKKHYELKGCLGCHKNPHTPLNIILSGNITDPCLTCHSPQIEQLKQFPSKHSKLYCSTCHNVHGKIPACTQCHKPHYAEQTAGDCKKCHKAHQPKNVVYGKEVPNKECGGCHKKAVDLLTASTAKHKTLACVYCHQDKHKMIPACQTCHGTPHPAAMMAKFSKCGDCHSIAHDLNRWTAPAKAAAPVKAAPAKKK
- a CDS encoding AAA family ATPase, whose amino-acid sequence is MPEKVLVPSIEQRLAAMVEVARRMRCKTETEKRTGHKPTITLSREFGCEGYPVAEQLKELLEQSTKEPWVIMDKALLEETAKHHDISETVFQSLGHRSLLLDDMIATLTPRWKSEREHYKLLCGQIVSLAEAGNVIIMGRGSSIITQQMNNCLHFRIYASNHFKVRSIARRAKISLQEAETLVEKKQKERVKFIRDFLDRDIADLSLYHLVFNNDKNSAACIARTIAGYLCQKGA
- a CDS encoding cytochrome C, translated to MKKIALAAFITLGMASVSFAEDVTYTKQIKPLFDKHCAGCHGKDAAPEYHAFKAEKEKWLAKGQGMRMDTYSHLVFYTAWPDTGALMRRLDDGKNAKDGKPGNMYKHLGGTEEERQKNLALFKAWVGSWNLKKWAEATKEELDGVKVKY